In a single window of the Cuculus canorus isolate bCucCan1 chromosome 25, bCucCan1.pri, whole genome shotgun sequence genome:
- the ASB16 gene encoding ankyrin repeat and SOCS box protein 16 isoform X2, with product MAQETFAFTSSALRSLWLQQELLEQEDRRRALAREWAMRRFLPTSSRPPLTPARRPQYCRDPAVHNALYAGDLQRIKSIFKDEATANLVMETVSEELVWSPEQGLWVLSPRRLQTSPLRIVAGRGYDACARLLLLRGAAADVVVGGRAPLHDCAAAPRADCARLLLDFGADPNVLSDDGSAPLHLCTAPESLGCAELLLSRGARVDLGTRERGLTPLHVAAQQGLVAHVELYLRHGADPGRRSRQGETPLNAACAAAERPEDAERYCQVAERLLAAGADPRAAGRKAHTPLHNACGNGQHRLVRLLLCHGADATVLNCAGFTPLDCAVHSVEEYRQQRPEETIALLLDHGARPVHPKMLMFCCRHPPALELVLNAYDHVPPAKGWVGAVSPELWQEHQEFYASAAAMAGQPRRLQHLARCTLRRHLGARCHAAIPVLSLPPTLRHYLQLPLQGLIS from the exons ATGGCCCAGGAAACCTTTGCCTTCACTTCCTCTGCCCTGCGCTCACTGTGGCTCCAGcaagagctgctggagcaggaggatcGCCGGCGGGCCCTGGCTCGCGAGTGGGCCATGCGCCGGTTCCTGCCCACGAGCTCACGGCCGCCCCTGACCCCTGCCCGGCGGCCCCAGTACTGCCGGGACCCCGCCGTGCACAACGCCCTGTACGCCGGGGACCTCCAGCGCATCAAGAGCATCTTCAAAGATGAGGCCACCGCGAATCTGGTCATGGAGACGGTCAGCGAGGAGCTGGTCTGGTCGCCTGAGCAGG ggctgtgggtgctgagcccccgGCGGCTGCAGACGTCTCCGCTGCGCATCGTGGCGGGCCGGGGCTACGATGCGTGTgcgcggctgctgctgctgcggggcGCTGCGGCCGATGTGGTGGTCGGGGGTCGCGCTCCCCTGCACGACTGTGCGGCCGCGCCCCGCGCCGACTGCGCCCGCCTCCTGCTCGACTTCGGCGCCGACCCCAACGTGCTCAGCGACGACGGCTCGGCCCCGCTGCACCTCTGCACCGCGCCGGAGAGCCTCGG atgtgcagagctgctgctgtcgCGCGGGGCGCGGGTGGACCTAGGGACACGGGAGCGGGGGCTGACGCCGCTGCACGTGGCCGCGCAGCAGGGCCTGGTGGCCCACGTGGAGCTGTACCTGCGCCACGGCGCAGACCCCGGCCGCCGCAGCCGCCAGGGTGAGACCCCCCTGAATGCCGCCTGTGCCGCTGCCGAGCGCCCTGAGGATGCCGAGCGCTACTGCCAGGTGGCCGAGCGGCTGCTGGCGGCGGGTGCAGACCCTCGGGCCGCAGGCCGCAAGGCCCACACACCGCTACACAATGCCTGCGGGAATGGGCAGCACCGGCTGGtgcggctgctgctgtgccacGGCGCTGATGCCACTGTCCTCAACTGCGCCGGGTTCACTCCACTGGACTGCGCCGTCCACTCTGTCGAGGAGTACCGGCAGCAGCGCCCCGAGGAAACCATTGCCCTGCTCCTCGACCATGGCGCCCGCCCCGTGCATCCCAAG ATGCTCATGTTCTGCTGCCGGCATCCACCAGCGCTGGAATTGGTGCTCAATGCCTACGACCACGTGCCGCCAGCCAAGGGCTGGGTGGGGGCCGTGTCCCCTGAGCTGTGGCAG GAGCACCAGGAGTTCTACGCCTCGGCCGCGGCAATGGCGGGGCAGCCGCGGCGGCTGCAGCACCTGGCCCGTTGCACCCTGCGGCGACACTTGGGCGCCCGCTGCCATGCCGCCATCCCCGTGCTGTCACTGCCGCCCACCCTGCGCCACTACCTGCAGCTGCCCCTGCAGGGGCTCATCTCGTGA
- the HROB gene encoding homologous recombination OB-fold protein, translating into MARRLQQLLGADAELADEDFLSAIEDAENWFAVPGHSSPGGSPGPPGAPAPSLHPLHPLGPRPGLWPLTQQQEQPVGPPPVGAPPQDELDNEILVAACVEMEGPKLLAGAGAAPREEQPSWTGRPREPAAPKKLRVGEGLGSASSGGQGDRQDPKPAPQEAPAPKLVLRPSAAGACTPGPTHPPGKPSGSWGPVPAPRGLALQPLHTSSRQPGAISYSAGLRVPQAPCQSLLPPRLLPTNPLACVEPQLRPPSSLQTPVVTNHLVQLMTAASKAPRAALCLPAQGKTRRFPGPAGILPQQHAGKLLEEILVSAPQTPAHGAVAKPRTEGLPGSSLPAEEDFGKGPWLAMKTELGLDERDPGCFLRTYSVVMVLRKAALKQLPKNKVPSMAVMIKTLTRTNVDAGAVFRDSTGEMQGTVHRLLLEERQSELKPGSVLLLKQVGVFSPSHRNHYLNVTPNNLLKIYPPEPEGSLSQPSPTQDMRDRVPAQPGLLPDHRVQPPRGVSAPRDCRQVRMGSHGMEQPSRDFSLHPQSPGPGREELVGSDGCDMDDLDGLLGELPEDFFSAPAQADSC; encoded by the exons ATG GCCCGCcgcctgcagcagctgctcgGAGCCGATGCGGAGCTGGCAGACGAG GATTTCCTCTCGGCCATCGAGGACGCAGAGAACTGGTTTGCGGTCCCTGGACATTCCTCACCTGGTGGTAGCCCAGGACCCCCCGGAGCCCCAGCCCCCAGCCTGCATCCCCTCCATCCGCTGGGACCCCGGCCTGGCCTGTGGCCCCTcacccagcagcaggagcagccagtGGGACCCCCACCCGTGGGAGCACCCCCCCAGGACGAGCTGGATAATGAGATCCTTGTGGCTGCCTGCGTGGAAATGGAGGGTCCCAAGCTGCTGGCGGGGGCTGGTGCTGCCCCGCGGGAGGAGCAGCCCTCATGGACGGGGAGGCCCCGGGAGCCAGCAGCCCCCAAGAAGCTGCGGGTAGGAGAGGGGCTAGGGTCCGCCAGCTctggggggcagggggacagGCAGGACCCCAAACCTGCCCCACAGGAAGCCCCCGCTCCCAAGCTGGTGCTGCGTCCCAGCGCAGCTGGCGCCTGCACCCCTGGGCCGACTCACCCCCCGGGAAAGCCAAGCGGCTCCTGGGGCCCTGTTCCCGCTCCGAGGGgtctggctctgcagccactCCACACGTCCTCACGTCAGCCCGGAGCAATCAGCTACTCCGCGGGGCTGCGGGTGCCCCAGGCTCCCTGTCAGAGCCTCCTCCCACCCCGGCTGCTCCCCACCAACCCACTGGCCTGTGTGGAGCCCCAGCTGAGGCCACCAAGCAGCCTGCAGACGCCAGTGGTCACCAACCACCTCGTGCAGCTGATGACGGCAGCCAGCAAAGCGCCCAGGGCTGCCCTTTGCCTCCCTGCACAGGGGAAGACTCGCCGGTTCCCGGGGCCCGCCGGGATCCTGCCCCAGCAG CACGCAGGGAAGCTGCTGGAAGAGATCCTTGTTTCTGCTCCCCAAACTCCAGCTCACGGGGCTGTGGCAAAGCCACGGACAGAG GGACTGCCTGGCTCCTCACTGCCTGCAGAAGAGGATTTTGGGAAGGGTCCCTGGCTTGCCATGAAaacagagctggggctggaCGAGAGGGACCCTGGCTGCTTTCTCAGGACCTACAGCGTGGTGATGGTCCTGCGCAAG GCAGCCTTGAAGCAGCTCCCAAAGAACAAGGTCCCCAGCATGGCGGTGATGATCAAGACCCTGACTAGGACCAACGTTGACGCTGGTGCCGTGTTCAGGGACTCAACTG GGGAGATGCAGGGCACAGTGCATCGCCTGCTGCTGGAAGAGAGACAGAGTGAGCTCAAGCCGGGCTCGGTGCTGCTCCTGAAGCAG GTGGGTGTCTTCTCCCCGTCCCACCGCAACCACTACCTCAATGTCACCCCCAACAACCTGCTCAAGATCTACCCGCCAGAGCCTGAGGGCAGCCTCTCACAGCCATCACCAACACAGGACAtgagggacagg gtccctgcccagcctgggctACTCCCAGACCACCGGGTGCAGCCCCCCCGGGGTGTCTCTGCCCCAAGGGACTGTCGACAGGTGAGGATGGGCAGCCATGGCATGGAACAGCCCTCCAGGGACTTCTCCCTGCACCCGCAGAGCCCTGGGCCCGGGCGAGAAGAGCTGGTGGGATCTGACGGCTGCGACATGG ATGACCTGGATGGGCTCCTGGGAGAGCTGCCGGAGGATTTCTTCTCCGCTCCAGCCCAGGCTGACAGCTGCTGA
- the TMUB2 gene encoding transmembrane and ubiquitin-like domain-containing protein 2, translating into MEPPTAAFIRGMGDEVTVAAGIVVLVLALVLAWLSTYVADSSNQLLGTIVAAGDAAVIRLGHVERYVGTAGAAEAPEPPRVPEVPEEKTEEEGVGVPEPAAEQGDSGSPPDAGLERLLDIRGSPKRGSAAVPSSLGSRGAAPAPGDSDLCSDCITVRLKFLNDTEEVAVVRPEDTVGGLKSKYFPGQESQMKFIYRGQLLQDQRRTLRSLHITDNCVIHCHRSRTTTTTATLPDPGTTASDTGSLPLGVGNLLVPAIMVVLAAVWYFRINYRQLFSTPATVSLIGVTVLFTFLVFGMYGQ; encoded by the exons ATGGAGCCGCCCACCGCCGCCTTCATCCGTGGGATGGGGGACGAGGTGACGGTGGCGGCCGGCATCGTGGTGCTGGTCCTGGCGCTCGTCCTGGCCTGGCTCTCCACCTACGTCGCTGACAGCAGCAACCAGCTCCTGGGAACGATCGTCGCGGCGGGGGATGCGGCCGTCATCCGCCTGGGCCACGTGGAGCGGTACGTGGGGACGGCGGGGGCAGCCGAGGCCCCGGAGCCCCCCCGGGTCCCCGAAGTCCCAGAGGAGAAAACGGAGGAGGAAGGGGTGGGAGTGCCAGAGCCGGCGGCGGAACAGGGGGACAGCGGCAGCCCCCCTGATGCCGGCCTGGAGCGGCTGCTGGACATCCGGGGCTCACCCAAACGGGGCTCGGCCGCTGTgcccagctccctgggcagccgaGGAGCAGCGCCCGCCCCTGGGGACAGCGACCTGTGCTCTGACTGCATCACTGTCCGGCTCAAGTTCCTCAACGACACCGAGGAGGTGGCCGTGGTGCGGCCCGAGGACACCGTGGGGGGGCTCAAGAG caAATACTTCCCAGGCCAGGAGAGCCAGATGAAGTTCATCTACCgtgggcagctgctgcaggaccaGAGGCGGACGCTGCGCTCACTCCACATCACCGACAACTGCGTCATCCACTGCCACCGCTCCCggaccaccaccaccactgccacccTGCCAGACCCCGGCACTACTGCATCCGACACTGGCAGCCTCCCGCTTGGCGTGGGGAACCTGCTGGTCCCTGCCATCATGGTGGTGCTGGCGGCTGTCTGGTATTTCCGCATCAACTACCGGCAGCTCTTTTCCACACCAGCCACTGTATCCTTGATCGGCGTCACTGTCCTCTTCACCTTCCTGGTGTTTGGGATGTACGGACAGTAG
- the ASB16 gene encoding ankyrin repeat and SOCS box protein 16 isoform X1, whose product MAQETFAFTSSALRSLWLQQELLEQEDRRRALAREWAMRRFLPTSSRPPLTPARRPQYCRDPAVHNALYAGDLQRIKSIFKDEATANLVMETVSEELVWSPEQGLWVLSPRRLQTSPLRIVAGRGYDACARLLLLRGAAADVVVGGRAPLHDCAAAPRADCARLLLDFGADPNVLSDDGSAPLHLCTAPESLGCAELLLSRGARVDLGTRERGLTPLHVAAQQGLVAHVELYLRHGADPGRRSRQGETPLNAACAAAERPEDAERYCQVAERLLAAGADPRAAGRKAHTPLHNACGNGQHRLVRLLLCHGADATVLNCAGFTPLDCAVHSVEEYRQQRPEETIALLLDHGARPVHPKMLMFCCRHPPALELVLNAYDHVPPAKGWVGAVSPELWQVRGGSRGTCSPPPAALPLHTSVQEHQEFYASAAAMAGQPRRLQHLARCTLRRHLGARCHAAIPVLSLPPTLRHYLQLPLQGLIS is encoded by the exons ATGGCCCAGGAAACCTTTGCCTTCACTTCCTCTGCCCTGCGCTCACTGTGGCTCCAGcaagagctgctggagcaggaggatcGCCGGCGGGCCCTGGCTCGCGAGTGGGCCATGCGCCGGTTCCTGCCCACGAGCTCACGGCCGCCCCTGACCCCTGCCCGGCGGCCCCAGTACTGCCGGGACCCCGCCGTGCACAACGCCCTGTACGCCGGGGACCTCCAGCGCATCAAGAGCATCTTCAAAGATGAGGCCACCGCGAATCTGGTCATGGAGACGGTCAGCGAGGAGCTGGTCTGGTCGCCTGAGCAGG ggctgtgggtgctgagcccccgGCGGCTGCAGACGTCTCCGCTGCGCATCGTGGCGGGCCGGGGCTACGATGCGTGTgcgcggctgctgctgctgcggggcGCTGCGGCCGATGTGGTGGTCGGGGGTCGCGCTCCCCTGCACGACTGTGCGGCCGCGCCCCGCGCCGACTGCGCCCGCCTCCTGCTCGACTTCGGCGCCGACCCCAACGTGCTCAGCGACGACGGCTCGGCCCCGCTGCACCTCTGCACCGCGCCGGAGAGCCTCGG atgtgcagagctgctgctgtcgCGCGGGGCGCGGGTGGACCTAGGGACACGGGAGCGGGGGCTGACGCCGCTGCACGTGGCCGCGCAGCAGGGCCTGGTGGCCCACGTGGAGCTGTACCTGCGCCACGGCGCAGACCCCGGCCGCCGCAGCCGCCAGGGTGAGACCCCCCTGAATGCCGCCTGTGCCGCTGCCGAGCGCCCTGAGGATGCCGAGCGCTACTGCCAGGTGGCCGAGCGGCTGCTGGCGGCGGGTGCAGACCCTCGGGCCGCAGGCCGCAAGGCCCACACACCGCTACACAATGCCTGCGGGAATGGGCAGCACCGGCTGGtgcggctgctgctgtgccacGGCGCTGATGCCACTGTCCTCAACTGCGCCGGGTTCACTCCACTGGACTGCGCCGTCCACTCTGTCGAGGAGTACCGGCAGCAGCGCCCCGAGGAAACCATTGCCCTGCTCCTCGACCATGGCGCCCGCCCCGTGCATCCCAAG ATGCTCATGTTCTGCTGCCGGCATCCACCAGCGCTGGAATTGGTGCTCAATGCCTACGACCACGTGCCGCCAGCCAAGGGCTGGGTGGGGGCCGTGTCCCCTGAGCTGTGGCAGGTAAGGGGGGGCTCAAGAGGCACATGTTCCCCCCCACCAGCCGCCTTACCCCTCCACACCTCCGTCCAGGAGCACCAGGAGTTCTACGCCTCGGCCGCGGCAATGGCGGGGCAGCCGCGGCGGCTGCAGCACCTGGCCCGTTGCACCCTGCGGCGACACTTGGGCGCCCGCTGCCATGCCGCCATCCCCGTGCTGTCACTGCCGCCCACCCTGCGCCACTACCTGCAGCTGCCCCTGCAGGGGCTCATCTCGTGA